From Rudanella lutea DSM 19387, a single genomic window includes:
- a CDS encoding DUF3127 domain-containing protein produces the protein MALELVGKLHKLLPEVTGQGRNGAWKKQEFVIETADSQFPKMVCLSIWGDKTDDLKQFALGDTLKVTFNVESREYNERWYTEARAWRVELDNGSAAPAAAGAPRQSSGASAPQARAASSPMPFSSSSFDEETNDLPF, from the coding sequence ATGGCATTAGAATTAGTCGGTAAGCTGCACAAGTTGTTGCCGGAAGTAACGGGTCAGGGGCGGAACGGAGCCTGGAAAAAGCAGGAGTTTGTTATTGAAACAGCTGATTCGCAATTCCCCAAGATGGTGTGTCTGTCTATCTGGGGCGACAAAACAGACGATCTGAAGCAGTTCGCGCTGGGCGACACCCTCAAAGTGACCTTTAACGTGGAGTCCCGCGAATACAACGAGCGTTGGTACACCGAAGCTCGGGCGTGGCGCGTAGAACTCGACAATGGTAGTGCGGCTCCGGCAGCAGCGGGAGCACCTCGTCAGTCGTCGGGGGCGTCGGCTCCGCAGGCACGAGCGGCTTCGTCGCCGATGCCGTTCAGCAGCTCGTCATTCG
- a CDS encoding IS3 family transposase, translating into MQHPLVSMRELCGLFGKSRQAWYDGQKQEDQTTLEYELLLEQVRAIRHDLPRIGAEKLHLMTADWCHQHGIKIGRDRFTELLKEHNLLVPRRTRKVSTTISHHQYFKYSNLVKDVKVNRPNQLWVSDITYIQVVNRFSYLSLITDAYSKKIVGWALKPNLGVGGPVAALRMALAQKGTNGKKKLIHHSDRGIQYCSKQYTSLLLGHDILISMTSQNESSENQIAERVNRTIKEEILENRGFHSHDHAAAEIERAIKAYNLVRPHSSCDYLTPEKAHLREGELRKKWRLSNRHRQRKIQIEELEEIS; encoded by the coding sequence ATGCAACACCCACTGGTGAGTATGCGTGAACTCTGCGGTCTGTTTGGGAAAAGCCGCCAGGCTTGGTATGATGGGCAGAAGCAAGAAGATCAAACGACATTGGAGTATGAACTTCTTTTGGAGCAAGTACGTGCGATTCGTCATGATTTACCACGAATAGGTGCTGAAAAATTGCATTTAATGACAGCAGACTGGTGTCACCAACATGGTATAAAGATTGGTCGTGATCGGTTTACAGAGCTGTTGAAAGAACATAATCTGTTAGTGCCACGCCGAACGCGGAAAGTATCGACGACCATCTCGCACCATCAGTACTTCAAGTACTCAAATCTGGTCAAGGATGTAAAAGTCAATCGACCTAACCAGTTATGGGTAAGCGACATAACCTACATCCAAGTGGTAAATAGGTTTTCCTATTTAAGCTTGATCACGGATGCCTACTCCAAAAAAATAGTTGGTTGGGCCTTAAAACCTAATTTGGGGGTTGGTGGCCCCGTGGCAGCCTTGAGAATGGCCTTAGCTCAAAAAGGGACTAATGGGAAAAAAAAATTGATACACCATTCGGATCGGGGGATTCAGTACTGTTCCAAGCAATACACAAGTCTTTTGTTAGGGCATGATATTCTGATTAGTATGACGAGCCAAAATGAATCGAGTGAAAATCAGATTGCAGAGCGTGTCAACCGGACTATTAAAGAGGAGATTCTGGAAAATCGTGGCTTTCACTCTCATGATCATGCAGCAGCAGAAATCGAACGCGCTATCAAAGCGTATAATTTAGTTCGCCCCCACTCTAGTTGTGATTATCTAACTCCTGAGAAGGCGCATCTTCGAGAAGGTGAATTGCGCAAGAAATGGCGCTTATCAAATCGCCATCGTCAACGCAAAATACAAATCGAGGAGCTTGAAGAGATTAGTTGA
- a CDS encoding DUF5946 family protein, producing MQDLIDYALKKGITLQDQGDCQFCGANVAGGVYECHANAHHLVELLDFNNPLFYQTRFLSVDAMALQHSEIHGPWNNHIHLTRLFLIFEKEVQWTYLKTPLLSVVINQYKKNKEEFLTPPPLQQRGTLTTSDLVGLTSTQDCVKLVRQWAMDVYTSYSDHHHLVSLIADTFLTRYR from the coding sequence ATGCAAGATTTAATCGATTACGCGCTCAAAAAGGGTATTACCTTACAAGATCAGGGTGATTGTCAGTTTTGTGGGGCCAACGTTGCAGGGGGCGTTTATGAATGCCACGCCAACGCGCATCACCTGGTTGAACTCCTTGATTTCAATAATCCCCTCTTTTACCAAACCCGCTTTTTAAGTGTGGATGCTATGGCTTTACAGCATAGCGAGATTCATGGCCCCTGGAACAATCATATCCATTTGACAAGGTTGTTTCTGATATTTGAGAAGGAAGTCCAATGGACCTATCTAAAAACGCCTTTGTTGAGTGTGGTTATAAACCAGTATAAGAAAAACAAAGAAGAGTTTCTGACACCTCCGCCTTTGCAACAAAGAGGAACTCTGACAACGTCAGATTTAGTAGGCCTTACTTCGACGCAGGATTGTGTCAAACTGGTACGACAATGGGCAATGGATGTCTACACGTCATATAGTGACCATCATCATTTGGTTTCTTTGATAGCCGATACGTTCCTGACCAGGTATCGTTAG
- a CDS encoding response regulator gives MSLHGPIISIEDDDDDQLIISDIIGRLGLPNTVRFFRTGLDALQYLATTPETPFLILCDIRMPLMDGIDLRQRINEDDYLRQKAIPFVYYTSTSRTEDLQEQVNFAYQLSVQGFFRKASGLEAVEGQLRLIIEYWQNCLHPNSTPSG, from the coding sequence ATGTCTCTACACGGCCCGATTATTTCTATCGAAGACGATGACGACGATCAATTGATAATCAGCGATATAATCGGTCGGCTGGGCTTACCTAACACCGTTCGGTTTTTCCGCACGGGTCTCGATGCGCTCCAGTATCTGGCCACAACACCCGAAACGCCCTTTCTGATTCTGTGTGATATCCGTATGCCACTCATGGATGGCATCGACCTGCGCCAACGCATCAACGAGGATGATTACCTGCGCCAAAAAGCAATTCCGTTTGTGTATTATACCTCCACCAGTCGAACGGAAGACCTTCAGGAACAGGTCAATTTTGCGTACCAACTGAGCGTACAGGGCTTTTTCAGGAAAGCTTCCGGGCTGGAGGCTGTAGAAGGGCAACTCCGGCTCATCATCGAGTACTGGCAAAACTGCCTCCATCCCAACTCAACCCCGTCGGGCTGA
- a CDS encoding GtrA family protein, with translation MASELFNRRDVIAYFIVAAIGASMQLVVCSLLQEWFPITYVQALFVGYVVAFAAGFFLTKLFAFNARNSAQTKREMVKFTMVSVISCIITVYGSAWIYDFTATQFDQYIFTIPYSVKEVNFNKLGAQVIGMGLSFLNNYVLHKRFTFANTGFYDKLKALLNL, from the coding sequence ATGGCAAGTGAACTCTTTAACCGCCGGGATGTCATTGCTTATTTTATTGTCGCAGCTATTGGCGCTTCCATGCAATTGGTGGTGTGTAGTCTGCTACAGGAGTGGTTCCCTATCACGTACGTACAGGCCTTATTTGTTGGCTACGTGGTCGCGTTTGCGGCCGGTTTCTTTCTGACCAAGCTGTTTGCGTTTAACGCCCGCAACTCGGCCCAAACCAAGCGTGAAATGGTCAAATTCACGATGGTTTCCGTTATTTCATGCATTATCACGGTGTATGGGTCAGCGTGGATCTACGATTTTACGGCCACTCAATTCGACCAGTATATTTTTACGATTCCGTACTCGGTCAAAGAGGTCAATTTCAATAAACTGGGCGCGCAGGTGATCGGTATGGGGCTCAGCTTCCTGAACAACTACGTACTGCACAAGCGGTTTACATTTGCCAATACCGGCTTTTACGATAAACTGAAAGCGTTGCTCAACCTGTGA
- a CDS encoding deoxynucleoside kinase: MHIAITGNIGAGKTTLAQLLANHYGWDVLYEAVEGNPYLADFYGDMERWSFNLQIYFLNSRFEQVKTIRESGRSVIQDRTIYEDAYIFASNLYRSGNMSERDYETYRCLFDNMVSTVQAPDLMIYLRADLPKLMGQIRKRGRSFEQSIGEDYLDSLNVLYEEFARKYTAGELLIIDVNDLDYANRHQDLQHVIGRIDERLGVNS; the protein is encoded by the coding sequence ATGCATATTGCCATTACCGGAAACATTGGCGCGGGTAAAACCACGCTGGCCCAACTTCTTGCTAACCATTACGGCTGGGATGTCCTGTACGAAGCCGTCGAAGGAAACCCTTATCTGGCCGACTTCTACGGCGACATGGAACGCTGGTCGTTCAACCTTCAGATTTACTTTCTCAACAGTCGGTTTGAGCAGGTAAAAACGATTCGCGAAAGCGGGCGGAGTGTGATTCAGGACCGTACCATCTACGAAGATGCCTACATCTTTGCCAGCAACCTGTACCGCAGCGGCAATATGAGTGAGCGCGATTATGAAACTTACCGCTGCCTGTTCGACAACATGGTAAGCACGGTGCAGGCCCCCGACCTGATGATCTACCTCCGGGCCGACCTGCCTAAGCTCATGGGGCAGATTCGGAAACGGGGCCGCTCGTTTGAGCAATCGATCGGTGAAGATTACCTGGACAGTCTAAACGTATTGTACGAGGAGTTTGCCCGCAAATACACCGCTGGTGAGCTGTTGATTATCGACGTAAATGATCTGGATTATGCCAATCGGCACCAGGATCTACAGCATGTAATTGGCCGAATCGACGAGCGTTTGGGCGTTAATTCCTAA
- a CDS encoding 5' nucleotidase, NT5C type: MKQRIAIDMDDVMADTYGKFAELYLRGEAPRYTLEELREKSFHEILDEGEFKTLMQNVYEPGFFADIPVMEGAQDTIARLMEKYEVFVATAAMEFPNSLREKYDWLARYFPYIHWRNIIFMGDKSILGAEYLIDDLPRNIETFAGQGLLFTAPHNRDETAYKRVNNWQEVADLLL, encoded by the coding sequence ATGAAACAGCGCATTGCCATCGACATGGATGATGTCATGGCCGACACCTACGGCAAGTTTGCTGAGCTTTACCTACGGGGTGAGGCCCCCCGTTACACGCTCGAAGAATTGCGGGAAAAATCATTTCACGAGATTCTGGACGAAGGAGAGTTCAAGACTCTGATGCAGAACGTTTATGAGCCGGGTTTCTTCGCTGATATTCCGGTAATGGAAGGCGCTCAGGACACGATTGCCCGGCTCATGGAGAAGTACGAGGTGTTTGTGGCCACGGCAGCTATGGAGTTTCCGAATAGCCTCCGTGAGAAATACGACTGGCTGGCGCGGTATTTTCCGTATATCCACTGGCGAAATATCATTTTTATGGGCGACAAGAGTATTCTGGGAGCCGAGTACCTGATCGACGATCTGCCGCGTAATATAGAGACATTTGCCGGGCAGGGGCTGTTGTTCACGGCCCCGCATAACCGCGATGAAACCGCGTACAAGCGTGTCAACAACTGGCAGGAGGTTGCCGACCTGTTGTTGTAG
- a CDS encoding dihydrolipoamide acetyltransferase family protein — MALVDMVMPKMGESIMECTVIHWLKQPGERIEADDSILEVATDKVDTEVPATHAGILKECLVQEGDVVPVGAPIARIETEASVSAEPATPVAAAPVETSSTPVAQETPEETEPEVLQVAQGLESSIASMRTRPDLADGPSFAGRFYSPLVLSIAKEEGIGREELDRIPGTGAENRLTKKDILGYLENRSAEVAPVAPIPAPAPKAAPASTAPATAAKAPASVSLNGQTDIIQMDRMRKMIAQRMVESKQISPHVSSFVEVDMTPVVQWRARMKDEFKRKTGENLTFTPILIEALVKAIKDFPMINVSVDGDTIIVKKAINIGMAVALPSGNLIVPVIHDADSYNLVGLTKKVNDLSKRARENKLTADDLANGTYTMSNIGTFGNIMGTPIILQPQVAIMAFGAIVKKPAVIETPQGDLIGIRQLMFLSHSYDHRVVDGSLGGQFVKRVADYLEGFDTDQKI, encoded by the coding sequence ATGGCCTTAGTCGACATGGTGATGCCCAAAATGGGCGAGAGTATCATGGAATGTACGGTTATTCACTGGCTCAAGCAGCCGGGCGAACGAATCGAAGCCGACGATTCCATTCTGGAGGTGGCGACCGATAAAGTCGATACCGAAGTGCCTGCTACCCACGCTGGTATTCTGAAAGAGTGCCTGGTGCAGGAGGGCGATGTGGTGCCCGTGGGCGCACCCATTGCCCGGATCGAAACCGAAGCGTCTGTTTCGGCCGAACCGGCCACGCCTGTTGCGGCCGCTCCGGTCGAAACCTCGTCTACGCCGGTTGCTCAGGAAACCCCTGAGGAGACCGAGCCAGAAGTACTCCAGGTAGCGCAGGGGTTGGAGTCGAGCATTGCATCGATGCGTACGCGGCCCGACCTCGCCGATGGTCCCTCGTTTGCGGGTCGGTTTTATTCGCCCCTCGTGCTGAGTATTGCCAAGGAAGAGGGCATCGGCCGGGAGGAACTTGACCGGATTCCAGGCACTGGAGCCGAAAACCGCCTGACAAAAAAAGATATTCTCGGGTATCTGGAAAACCGGTCGGCCGAAGTAGCTCCGGTAGCACCAATACCAGCACCTGCTCCCAAAGCGGCTCCAGCCTCGACTGCTCCCGCTACGGCGGCCAAAGCTCCCGCTTCGGTATCGCTCAACGGGCAGACAGACATCATCCAGATGGACCGGATGCGCAAGATGATTGCGCAGCGCATGGTGGAGTCGAAGCAGATTTCTCCGCACGTGAGCTCGTTTGTGGAGGTGGATATGACGCCCGTTGTACAGTGGCGTGCCCGCATGAAAGACGAGTTCAAGCGCAAAACAGGGGAGAACCTGACCTTTACGCCTATCCTGATCGAAGCGCTGGTGAAGGCCATTAAGGACTTCCCCATGATCAACGTCTCGGTGGATGGCGATACTATTATCGTCAAGAAGGCCATTAATATCGGCATGGCGGTAGCGTTGCCCTCGGGCAACCTGATCGTGCCCGTGATTCACGATGCCGACAGTTATAACCTGGTGGGGTTGACCAAAAAGGTAAACGACCTCTCGAAGCGGGCCCGTGAAAACAAGCTCACCGCCGACGATCTGGCCAATGGCACCTACACCATGTCGAACATCGGTACGTTTGGCAACATCATGGGTACGCCCATCATTTTGCAACCACAGGTAGCCATTATGGCCTTCGGAGCCATTGTAAAAAAGCCCGCTGTGATCGAGACCCCGCAGGGCGACCTGATTGGTATTCGGCAGCTGATGTTCCTGTCGCATTCGTACGATCACCGCGTGGTTGACGGGTCGTTGGGTGGTCAGTTTGTAAAGCGCGTTGCCGACTACCTCGAAGGGTTTGATACCGACCAGAAGATCTAA
- a CDS encoding competence/damage-inducible protein A, whose protein sequence is MTEMVRAEVITIGDEILFGQITDTNTQWISTELTNLGIRTVRKTSVGDGAPAILEALHEAHNRADLIIMTGGLGPTKDDITKKTLCEYFGVGMVRNQVALELVTSFFVKRGREMTDLNRTQADLPANAEYIQNDWGTAPGMWFEHRANEGDRSVVYVSLPGVPFEMKSLMTNRILPKLQERFETPIIKHKMIRTVGIGESFLAERIEAWEDALPPHIRLAYLPHFGQVRLRLTATGSATDADRLDRELAEQVARVMPLIGEHVFGFDNDELETVVGRLLTERGLMFGTAESCTGGYIAAQITKTPGSSAYFQGSIVSYANAVKVGQLGVDPATLAEHGAVSEQTVRQMAEGARRALGADIVLATSGIAGPDGGTPDKPVGTIWIACATPDRTVTRLLRLGQYRDQNIQLTTAYGLNMVREQLLASSTYTS, encoded by the coding sequence ATGACAGAAATGGTCCGCGCCGAGGTAATCACTATCGGCGACGAAATTTTATTCGGTCAGATAACCGATACAAATACGCAGTGGATCAGCACTGAACTTACCAATCTGGGTATTCGAACGGTGCGCAAAACGTCGGTCGGCGATGGAGCCCCGGCTATTCTGGAGGCTCTGCACGAAGCCCACAATCGGGCTGATCTGATTATTATGACCGGCGGGCTGGGACCAACCAAAGACGATATCACCAAGAAAACCCTGTGCGAGTATTTTGGGGTTGGTATGGTACGGAACCAGGTGGCCCTCGAACTGGTAACGAGTTTCTTTGTGAAACGCGGCCGCGAAATGACCGACCTGAACCGGACGCAGGCCGACTTGCCAGCCAACGCTGAGTATATTCAGAATGACTGGGGTACAGCACCCGGCATGTGGTTTGAACACCGGGCAAACGAAGGTGACCGTAGTGTGGTGTATGTGTCGTTGCCGGGCGTACCTTTTGAAATGAAGAGCCTCATGACCAACCGGATTCTGCCAAAGCTGCAGGAACGGTTCGAGACGCCTATCATCAAGCACAAGATGATTCGGACGGTGGGCATTGGCGAATCGTTTCTGGCCGAGCGTATCGAGGCTTGGGAAGATGCGCTCCCTCCGCACATCCGGCTGGCTTACCTGCCTCACTTCGGGCAGGTTCGGTTGCGGCTCACCGCAACGGGCTCAGCAACGGATGCCGACCGGCTCGATCGTGAGCTGGCAGAGCAGGTAGCCAGGGTGATGCCCCTGATTGGGGAGCATGTGTTCGGGTTTGACAATGACGAGCTCGAAACTGTGGTGGGGCGGTTGCTGACTGAGCGCGGCCTGATGTTTGGCACAGCCGAGAGTTGTACGGGTGGGTATATTGCCGCCCAAATCACCAAAACGCCCGGTTCGTCGGCCTATTTTCAGGGGAGTATTGTGAGTTACGCTAATGCCGTCAAGGTAGGGCAGTTGGGTGTCGACCCGGCCACGCTTGCCGAGCACGGTGCTGTGAGCGAACAAACGGTTCGGCAAATGGCCGAAGGGGCTCGCCGGGCGCTGGGTGCAGATATTGTCCTCGCAACGAGTGGCATTGCCGGGCCCGATGGCGGTACGCCCGATAAACCCGTAGGCACAATCTGGATTGCCTGTGCCACTCCCGACCGAACCGTGACCCGGTTGCTCCGGCTGGGGCAGTACCGCGATCAGAATATTCAGCTCACCACGGCCTACGGGCTAAACATGGTGCGTGAACAATTGCTTGCTTCATCAACATACACTTCATAA
- a CDS encoding DUF4197 domain-containing protein: MRKKIWLMALPLLCLHATSYAQDTTTPQKPRSVFGQILDAVTKPASGGALSNADIASGLREALRVGINKGADQASATDGYYKNPLIKILFPPELQRVETRLRQVGLGPQVDRFVMSLNRAAEDAAQKSKPIFVKAIMSMTIQDAIGILRGPQDAATQYLRRTSGQELVKAFTPDIDAALKKNNTTKYYSDLVNAYNRIPLVQKVNPNLTEYATNKAVDGLFILVAQEEKNIRENPAARVSEILRRVFGS; the protein is encoded by the coding sequence ATGAGAAAGAAAATTTGGTTGATGGCCCTGCCTCTGCTGTGCCTTCACGCTACATCATACGCTCAGGACACCACGACTCCCCAAAAGCCCCGTTCGGTATTTGGGCAGATTCTGGACGCCGTCACAAAACCAGCTTCGGGTGGTGCTCTCTCCAATGCCGATATTGCCAGCGGCCTCCGCGAAGCCTTGAGGGTCGGCATCAACAAAGGAGCCGATCAGGCATCGGCTACAGACGGATACTACAAGAATCCGCTCATCAAAATCCTGTTTCCGCCCGAGTTGCAACGCGTTGAAACCCGGCTCCGGCAAGTTGGCCTCGGCCCGCAGGTCGACCGGTTTGTGATGTCGCTGAACCGGGCTGCGGAAGATGCCGCCCAGAAATCGAAACCGATTTTTGTGAAGGCCATCATGTCAATGACTATTCAGGATGCCATTGGTATTTTACGTGGGCCACAGGATGCCGCCACGCAATACCTACGCCGGACATCAGGGCAGGAACTGGTGAAGGCCTTCACGCCCGACATCGATGCCGCTCTGAAGAAAAACAACACCACCAAATACTACAGCGATCTGGTCAATGCTTACAACCGGATTCCGCTGGTGCAAAAGGTGAACCCAAACCTAACCGAGTATGCCACCAATAAAGCCGTGGATGGGTTGTTTATTCTGGTGGCACAGGAGGAGAAAAACATTCGCGAAAACCCGGCCGCCCGGGTGAGCGAGATTCTCCGTCGGGTGTTTGGAAGCTAA
- the gldC gene encoding gliding motility protein GldC has product MKKSDIHFTVELDPQNVPDKIYWDATDNPNEGLSDTRAIAISIWDHYHQGTLKMDLWTKDMEVLDMKRFVIEIMDGLASTVESATGDEHMARDIMSLCQVLSRRVKEEMKQQQQP; this is encoded by the coding sequence ATGAAGAAGTCAGATATTCACTTTACCGTTGAGCTGGATCCCCAGAACGTACCCGATAAAATCTACTGGGACGCCACCGATAATCCAAACGAAGGCCTGAGCGACACCCGCGCTATTGCCATTTCGATCTGGGACCATTATCATCAGGGCACGCTCAAAATGGACCTCTGGACCAAAGACATGGAGGTTCTCGATATGAAACGCTTCGTGATTGAGATCATGGACGGCCTGGCCAGCACCGTTGAGTCGGCTACGGGCGATGAGCACATGGCCCGCGACATCATGAGTCTTTGCCAGGTGTTGAGCCGCCGGGTGAAAGAAGAAATGAAACAGCAACAACAGCCGTAA
- a CDS encoding GH3 auxin-responsive promoter family protein, translating to MALLGNVLKRGIRLTEVVRRRRINALKMQRKTFSKLVGKARYTAFGETYHFDELLRSVEFGSERDFYERYKKLVPIHDYNRMFANWWHRSLDGEKNVTWPGRVKYFALSSGTSEAASKYIPVTKAMVKAIQKTGVRQILTLSGYHDLPATTFEKGCLMLGGSTNLNSRGRQLVGDLSGITASQIPFWFERFYKPGKDIARERDWALKLDEITEQAIHWDIGFIVGVPAWLQLLMEKIIARYNVKNIHEIWPNLAVFCHGGVSFEPYRKGFEKLLGKPIAYIETYLASEGFLAYQTRPNAEGMQLVLNNGIFFEFIPFNERNFTSDGEMVENPETLMIDDVEEGQEYALLISTCSGAWRYLIGDTIRFTSKRRAEIVITGRTKHFLSLCGEHLSVDNMNKAVELVSDDLGIAVREFTVAGQTFDREFGHHWYIGTDDPVDADDLRQRIDAKLCELNDDYAVERRHALKRLELTVVPARLFYEWMDSKGKMGGQHKFPRVLKKALIADWQGFLDKVRVQP from the coding sequence ATGGCCCTTCTGGGAAACGTTTTAAAGCGCGGCATTCGGTTGACGGAAGTGGTGCGTCGGCGCCGGATCAACGCGCTGAAAATGCAGCGTAAGACCTTCAGTAAGCTGGTTGGCAAAGCGCGATATACGGCTTTTGGCGAGACGTATCACTTCGATGAACTGCTGCGGTCGGTGGAGTTTGGTTCGGAGCGGGACTTCTACGAGCGATATAAAAAACTGGTGCCAATTCACGATTACAACCGGATGTTTGCCAACTGGTGGCACCGGTCGCTCGATGGCGAGAAAAACGTAACCTGGCCGGGTCGGGTGAAGTATTTTGCCCTCAGCTCGGGTACCTCCGAAGCAGCCTCCAAGTACATCCCCGTGACTAAGGCGATGGTAAAAGCCATCCAGAAAACGGGCGTCCGGCAAATCCTGACCTTGTCGGGGTATCACGACCTCCCCGCGACTACCTTTGAAAAAGGGTGTCTCATGCTCGGCGGCAGCACCAACCTCAATAGCCGGGGGCGGCAGCTTGTGGGCGATCTGAGCGGCATCACGGCCAGTCAGATTCCGTTTTGGTTCGAGCGGTTCTACAAGCCGGGAAAAGACATTGCCCGTGAGCGCGACTGGGCTCTGAAACTCGATGAAATTACGGAGCAGGCCATTCACTGGGATATTGGCTTTATTGTGGGTGTACCAGCCTGGCTTCAGCTGCTCATGGAGAAGATCATTGCCCGCTATAACGTTAAAAATATCCACGAAATCTGGCCTAATCTGGCCGTTTTCTGCCACGGTGGCGTATCATTTGAGCCGTACCGGAAGGGATTTGAGAAACTGCTGGGCAAGCCCATTGCGTACATCGAAACCTACCTGGCTTCGGAGGGTTTTCTGGCTTACCAAACCCGCCCCAATGCCGAGGGGATGCAACTGGTGCTGAACAACGGGATTTTCTTCGAATTTATCCCGTTCAACGAGCGCAATTTTACGTCAGATGGGGAAATGGTCGAAAACCCCGAAACGCTCATGATCGACGATGTGGAGGAAGGACAGGAGTATGCGCTCTTGATCTCGACCTGCTCGGGCGCGTGGCGTTACCTGATTGGCGACACCATCCGGTTTACGAGCAAACGCCGGGCCGAAATCGTGATTACGGGTCGTACCAAACACTTCCTGAGCTTGTGCGGAGAGCACCTGTCGGTCGATAACATGAATAAGGCCGTCGAGCTGGTGTCCGACGACCTCGGTATTGCCGTGCGTGAGTTTACCGTGGCCGGGCAGACGTTCGACCGCGAGTTTGGCCATCACTGGTACATTGGTACCGACGACCCGGTGGATGCCGATGATCTCAGGCAGCGAATCGATGCTAAGCTTTGCGAGCTAAACGACGATTATGCCGTAGAGCGCCGTCATGCCCTTAAGCGGCTCGAACTGACGGTAGTGCCAGCCCGGCTTTTCTACGAGTGGATGGACTCAAAAGGGAAAATGGGCGGGCAGCATAAGTTTCCTCGAGTGCTGAAAAAAGCACTTATCGCCGATTGGCAGGGGTTCCTGGACAAAGTCCGCGTTCAGCCGTAG
- the surE gene encoding 5'/3'-nucleotidase SurE, whose product MAHQKPLILVTNDDGITAHGIRTLVEVMQELGTVIVVAPNSPQSGMGHAITIANPLRLYPADIFGDVIAYECSGTPADCVKLAKHHVLKDRSPDLVVSGINHGYNTAISVLYSGTMSAAIEAAIEGIPAIGFSLGDFSRQPDFSHVREHVFNIAQKVLQNGLTKGVALNVNFPARGAEPLRGVRVCRQANAKWEESFHERRDPHGRRYFWLDGEFVNYDAQAEDTDEYAVANNYVSVVPCQYDLTAYSTAEQMQQWGL is encoded by the coding sequence ATGGCTCATCAAAAGCCTTTGATTTTAGTAACCAACGACGACGGCATTACGGCTCACGGCATACGGACGCTCGTTGAGGTAATGCAGGAACTTGGTACCGTTATTGTGGTAGCTCCCAATAGCCCCCAGTCGGGTATGGGGCACGCCATTACCATTGCCAACCCCCTGCGGCTTTACCCGGCCGATATTTTCGGCGACGTAATTGCCTACGAATGCTCCGGTACACCTGCCGACTGCGTTAAACTGGCCAAACATCACGTTCTGAAAGACCGCTCGCCCGATTTGGTCGTGAGTGGCATCAATCACGGCTACAATACCGCTATCAGCGTACTGTACTCGGGTACCATGTCGGCAGCTATTGAAGCAGCCATCGAAGGGATTCCGGCAATTGGCTTTTCGCTGGGTGATTTCAGCCGCCAGCCTGACTTCTCGCACGTACGCGAGCACGTGTTCAACATTGCCCAGAAAGTATTGCAGAACGGCCTGACCAAGGGCGTTGCTCTGAACGTAAATTTCCCGGCGCGTGGGGCTGAGCCGCTGCGCGGGGTTCGGGTATGCCGGCAGGCTAACGCCAAATGGGAGGAAAGTTTCCACGAACGGCGCGATCCGCACGGTCGACGGTATTTCTGGCTCGATGGTGAATTCGTAAATTACGACGCCCAGGCTGAGGACACCGACGAGTACGCGGTAGCCAACAATTATGTGTCTGTAGTGCCGTGTCAGTACGACCTGACGGCGTATTCGACGGCCGAGCAGATGCAGCAGTGGGGGCTATAA